A section of the Subtercola frigoramans genome encodes:
- a CDS encoding long-chain-fatty-acid--CoA ligase: protein MSAGFATVSVASILVETARRMPTNVALVVGPTETTYAELWQQTRQYAGALRDRGVGPGTPVAMLIPNVADFPRVYYAVLALGGVVVPIHALLKAKEIEYVLRDSGAQLLVCAAPLLGEGAKGATLAGVPVISVLLPEASPELPARLEDEARASVPIETYVQRDPFDTATILYTSGTTGTPKGAEGSHLALVEQVNVSLLTTFDMRADDRVLGALPLFHTFGQTCTMNTVFRAGATLVMVPKFTGDTALQVMNEQKCTIFMGVPTMYIALLDAASRSTDRPPLRYGISGGAAIPVAVIDRFREQFGTEIHEGYGLTETSPVATFNMVGVPPRPGTIGTPIWGVDVEIADAEVDDRIVLLPAGELGELVIRGHNLMNGYHNRPEDTAKVMVDGWFRTGDLGRKDDDGYLTIVDRTKDMILRNGYNVYPREVEEVLARHPEIQMVAVYGVPHETHGQEIVASVVLVADARATVDELLEFVRDDVAAYKYPRHLEIVEVLPLGPSGKVLKRELVAAWVAREESSVSH from the coding sequence ATGAGCGCAGGTTTTGCCACCGTTTCCGTTGCCTCGATCCTTGTCGAGACGGCACGCAGAATGCCCACGAACGTCGCTTTGGTCGTCGGGCCGACCGAGACCACCTATGCCGAGCTCTGGCAACAGACCCGCCAATACGCCGGCGCCCTCCGCGACCGCGGGGTCGGGCCGGGCACACCCGTCGCCATGCTCATACCGAACGTGGCCGACTTCCCTCGTGTCTACTACGCCGTGCTCGCCCTCGGCGGTGTCGTGGTGCCGATCCACGCGCTCCTGAAGGCGAAGGAGATCGAGTACGTCTTGCGCGACAGCGGAGCCCAGCTGCTCGTCTGTGCTGCTCCTCTGCTGGGTGAGGGCGCGAAGGGAGCGACACTCGCAGGCGTGCCCGTCATCTCCGTGCTGCTGCCGGAGGCCAGCCCCGAGTTGCCTGCGCGCCTCGAAGACGAAGCTCGGGCATCCGTGCCGATCGAGACCTACGTGCAGCGTGACCCGTTCGACACGGCCACGATCCTGTACACCAGCGGCACCACTGGCACGCCGAAGGGGGCGGAAGGTTCACACCTGGCTCTCGTCGAGCAGGTGAACGTCTCGCTGCTGACCACCTTCGACATGCGGGCAGACGACCGCGTTCTCGGGGCACTTCCCCTGTTCCACACCTTCGGCCAGACCTGCACCATGAACACCGTCTTCCGGGCAGGGGCGACGCTCGTCATGGTGCCGAAGTTCACAGGCGACACTGCGCTCCAGGTGATGAACGAGCAGAAGTGCACGATCTTCATGGGTGTGCCGACGATGTACATCGCCCTACTCGACGCCGCCTCCCGCAGCACCGACCGGCCACCGCTGCGCTACGGCATCTCGGGGGGCGCCGCCATCCCGGTCGCCGTCATCGACCGGTTCCGTGAGCAGTTCGGCACCGAGATCCACGAGGGCTACGGGCTCACCGAGACGTCTCCGGTCGCGACCTTCAACATGGTCGGGGTGCCTCCGCGACCCGGAACGATCGGCACGCCGATCTGGGGTGTCGACGTCGAGATCGCCGACGCCGAGGTCGACGACCGGATCGTGCTGCTGCCCGCCGGCGAGCTCGGTGAGCTGGTTATCCGTGGCCACAACCTCATGAACGGCTACCACAACCGGCCCGAAGACACGGCGAAGGTGATGGTCGACGGCTGGTTCCGCACCGGCGACCTCGGGCGCAAAGACGATGACGGGTACCTCACGATCGTCGACCGCACCAAAGACATGATCCTGCGAAACGGCTACAACGTCTACCCGCGTGAGGTCGAAGAAGTTCTGGCCAGGCACCCCGAGATCCAGATGGTCGCTGTCTACGGCGTTCCGCACGAGACCCACGGCCAGGAGATCGTGGCATCGGTGGTGCTGGTGGCGGATGCCCGGGCCACCGTCGACGAACTGCTCGAGTTCGTGCGCGACGACGTTGCGGCCTACAAGTACCCGCGTCATCTCGAGATCGTCGAGGTCTTGCCGCTCGGGCCCTCGGGCAAGGTCCTGAAGCGCGAACTCGTGGCGGCCTGGGTCGCCCGCGAGGAGTCGAGCGTCTCGCATTGA